Proteins encoded in a region of the Drosophila sechellia strain sech25 chromosome 2L, ASM438219v1, whole genome shotgun sequence genome:
- the LOC6611272 gene encoding zinc finger protein Elbow isoform X1, producing the protein MLQSSNHHYLRPDYMTAAAAPTAQLDNKSSPLALLAQTCSAIGADTTNPKLLAANIEKSTKQLQHQPKGSNGSGGSGSFGLSQQASMDGSARDKSSPVSSHSSSVSTGSVEQQQLPPAHGSSSSKPTPTTFKPYEPNNNISNITTAADCGATNLSSNNTSAQQRVKTPKSTANGGGQRCDSNQSASSQHRESPTAAGSLRRTPTSGLAGGVMQHNGSPGLPPTASTTPGRSNSKESAAMHSPSAAAAAAAAAQIASSNRLQEAALAAAKEANYVKALHAASQQGSASAAAAAASYYPPGYGSPYSMDLMTASSLMSPHHAMFKASAMNPYLNYARMKGLTEQSMMAATPNVCRDPYCTGCPASPHYINKAAGQPCPAGCPQCEGGGGGGGGSSKSSGSQGGSGGSSSAAAAAAAAAASSYHAQLAALAAASQMPYVCSWIGSDAAYCGKRFGTSDDLFQHLRTHTASVPDAVLSAAAAGGIPPNHPLFQRTYPTPPLSPLSAARYHPYGKPSMLPPSLAPPGMPGLPPHPALAQYFAPYSLYGPRMGSSHP; encoded by the exons CAGCTGGACAACAAAAGCAGTCCATTGGCGCTATTGGCCCAAACATGCAGCGCCATTGGGGCGGATACCACAAACCCCAAGCTGCTGGCGGCAAACATCGAGAAGTCCACAAAGCAACTGCAGCACCAGCCGAAGGGCTCGAATGGATCGGGTGGATCCGGCTCCTTTGGCCTCAGCCAGCAGGCATCAATGGATGGCAGTGCACGCGATAAATCCTCGCCGGTTAGCAGTCATTCATCCAGCGTTAGCACCGGTTctgtggagcagcagcaattgcCCCCCGCCcatggcagcagcagcagcaaaccgACACCGACCACATTTAAGCCCTACGAGCCgaacaacaacatcagcaaTATAACCACAGCCGCCGATTGCGGCGCCACAAATCTCAGTAGCAACAACACCAGTGCCCAGCAGCGGGTTAAGACCCCCAAATCGACGGCGAACGGTGGTGGCCAGCGCTGCGACTCGAACCAAAGTGCCAGCTCGCAGCACCGGGAATCGCCGACAGCAGCCGGCTCACTGAGAAGGACCCCCACCTCGGGACTGGCCGGTGGTGTGATGCAGCATAATGGCAGTCCCGGCCTGCCGCCAACCGCCTCCACCACGCCCGGTCGCAGCAACTCCAAAGAGTCGGCCGCCATGCACAGTCCCagtgcagcggcagcggcggcggcggctgcccAAATCGCCAGCTCGAATCGCCTGCAGGAAGCCGCCCTCGCCGCCGCCAAGGAGGCCAACTATGTGAAGGCCCTGCACGCGGCCAGCCAGCAAGGATCCGCCtcagccgcagcagctgctgcatcCTATTATCCACCCG GTTACGGCAGCCCCTATTCCATGGACTTGATGACCGCCAGCTCGTTGATGTCGCCACACCACGCCATGTTCAAGGCGTCGGCGATGAATCCGTATCTGAACTACGCCCGAATGAAGGGGCTGACGGAGCAGTCGATGATGGCGGCCACGCCAAATGTGTGCCGCGATCCCTACTGCACAGGATGTCCGGCCAGTCCGCACTACATCAACAAGGCGGCGGGTCAGCCGTGTCCGGCAGGATGTCCGCAGTGCGAGggaggtggcggcggcggaggtggTTCATCAAAATCCAGCGGAAGCCAAGGCGGATCGGGTGGATCCTCGAgtgcggcagcagcggcggcggcggcagctgccTCCTCGTACCACGCCCAGTTGGCCGCCCTGGCCGCCGCCTCCCAGATGCCGTACGTCTGCTCGTGGATCGGCAGCGATGCCGCGTACTGTGGCAAGCGATTCGGCACCTCCGACGATCTGTTCCAGCATCTGCGCACCCACACGGCCTCCGTGCCGGACGCGGTACTGAGTGCAGCGGCCGCCGGCGGTATACCGCCCAATCATCCGCTTTTCCAGCGCACCTATCCCACCCCGCCGCTGAGTCCGCTGTCCGCGGCCCGTTATCATCCGTACGGAAAGCCATCGATGCTGCCGCCCTCGTTGGCGCCACCCGGAATGCCCGGACTGCCGCCGCATCCGGCGCTGGCCCAATACTTTGCGCCGTACTCGTTATACGGTCCCAGGATGGGATCTTCGCATCCGTAG
- the LOC6611272 gene encoding zinc finger protein Elbow isoform X2: MLQSSNHHYLRPDYMTAAAAPTALDNKSSPLALLAQTCSAIGADTTNPKLLAANIEKSTKQLQHQPKGSNGSGGSGSFGLSQQASMDGSARDKSSPVSSHSSSVSTGSVEQQQLPPAHGSSSSKPTPTTFKPYEPNNNISNITTAADCGATNLSSNNTSAQQRVKTPKSTANGGGQRCDSNQSASSQHRESPTAAGSLRRTPTSGLAGGVMQHNGSPGLPPTASTTPGRSNSKESAAMHSPSAAAAAAAAAQIASSNRLQEAALAAAKEANYVKALHAASQQGSASAAAAAASYYPPGYGSPYSMDLMTASSLMSPHHAMFKASAMNPYLNYARMKGLTEQSMMAATPNVCRDPYCTGCPASPHYINKAAGQPCPAGCPQCEGGGGGGGGSSKSSGSQGGSGGSSSAAAAAAAAAASSYHAQLAALAAASQMPYVCSWIGSDAAYCGKRFGTSDDLFQHLRTHTASVPDAVLSAAAAGGIPPNHPLFQRTYPTPPLSPLSAARYHPYGKPSMLPPSLAPPGMPGLPPHPALAQYFAPYSLYGPRMGSSHP; the protein is encoded by the exons CTGGACAACAAAAGCAGTCCATTGGCGCTATTGGCCCAAACATGCAGCGCCATTGGGGCGGATACCACAAACCCCAAGCTGCTGGCGGCAAACATCGAGAAGTCCACAAAGCAACTGCAGCACCAGCCGAAGGGCTCGAATGGATCGGGTGGATCCGGCTCCTTTGGCCTCAGCCAGCAGGCATCAATGGATGGCAGTGCACGCGATAAATCCTCGCCGGTTAGCAGTCATTCATCCAGCGTTAGCACCGGTTctgtggagcagcagcaattgcCCCCCGCCcatggcagcagcagcagcaaaccgACACCGACCACATTTAAGCCCTACGAGCCgaacaacaacatcagcaaTATAACCACAGCCGCCGATTGCGGCGCCACAAATCTCAGTAGCAACAACACCAGTGCCCAGCAGCGGGTTAAGACCCCCAAATCGACGGCGAACGGTGGTGGCCAGCGCTGCGACTCGAACCAAAGTGCCAGCTCGCAGCACCGGGAATCGCCGACAGCAGCCGGCTCACTGAGAAGGACCCCCACCTCGGGACTGGCCGGTGGTGTGATGCAGCATAATGGCAGTCCCGGCCTGCCGCCAACCGCCTCCACCACGCCCGGTCGCAGCAACTCCAAAGAGTCGGCCGCCATGCACAGTCCCagtgcagcggcagcggcggcggcggctgcccAAATCGCCAGCTCGAATCGCCTGCAGGAAGCCGCCCTCGCCGCCGCCAAGGAGGCCAACTATGTGAAGGCCCTGCACGCGGCCAGCCAGCAAGGATCCGCCtcagccgcagcagctgctgcatcCTATTATCCACCCG GTTACGGCAGCCCCTATTCCATGGACTTGATGACCGCCAGCTCGTTGATGTCGCCACACCACGCCATGTTCAAGGCGTCGGCGATGAATCCGTATCTGAACTACGCCCGAATGAAGGGGCTGACGGAGCAGTCGATGATGGCGGCCACGCCAAATGTGTGCCGCGATCCCTACTGCACAGGATGTCCGGCCAGTCCGCACTACATCAACAAGGCGGCGGGTCAGCCGTGTCCGGCAGGATGTCCGCAGTGCGAGggaggtggcggcggcggaggtggTTCATCAAAATCCAGCGGAAGCCAAGGCGGATCGGGTGGATCCTCGAgtgcggcagcagcggcggcggcggcagctgccTCCTCGTACCACGCCCAGTTGGCCGCCCTGGCCGCCGCCTCCCAGATGCCGTACGTCTGCTCGTGGATCGGCAGCGATGCCGCGTACTGTGGCAAGCGATTCGGCACCTCCGACGATCTGTTCCAGCATCTGCGCACCCACACGGCCTCCGTGCCGGACGCGGTACTGAGTGCAGCGGCCGCCGGCGGTATACCGCCCAATCATCCGCTTTTCCAGCGCACCTATCCCACCCCGCCGCTGAGTCCGCTGTCCGCGGCCCGTTATCATCCGTACGGAAAGCCATCGATGCTGCCGCCCTCGTTGGCGCCACCCGGAATGCCCGGACTGCCGCCGCATCCGGCGCTGGCCCAATACTTTGCGCCGTACTCGTTATACGGTCCCAGGATGGGATCTTCGCATCCGTAG